AGAAATCCAGCGCCGAGTCCACCAGGGCCACGATTTCGCGCTCGTCGTAGACGCGCCCCGCGAATGGCACGCGCGTGACGCCGGGCGTGAAGGGACCCGGCGCGTGCTCGGCCGCGTAGAGTTCCGCCACGAGCGCGCGGATCTCCGCGCGGATCTCCTGGCCGGAGCGCGGATCAGGCATCAGCGTTCCACCACGGCCGCCCGCGGCGCAGCCGAGAAGAATTCGCGGTACCAGTCGATGGTCTCGCGCAATCCCGCGGCCAGCGTCCAGGACGGGCTCCAGTCCAGCATCCGCCTTGCCTTGGCCGCCGAGAGGTACTGGTGCTGGATCTCGTGGCGGGCCTCGCCCAGGACCACCGGCGGCAACTCGGCCCCGAGGCCCATCAGATCCAGGATCTGCCGGGTCAGATCCAGGACGGTGATCTGGAGCTCGTTGGAGAAGTTGAACGCTTCGCCGCGCAGGTCGGCATTCTCGGCGAGCTTTTGCGCGAGGTGCAGGTAGCTCTCGGCCCCGTCGCGCACGTAGAAGTAGTCGCGCACGAACGTCCCGTCCGAGCGGATGATCGGCCGTTCGCCCCGCAATGCCGAGCGGATAGTACCCGGCACGATGCGGCTCCAGTTGAGGTCGCCGCCGCCGTAGAAGTTGCCGCAGCGCGTGATGCAGACGGGGCTGGAGAACGTCGTGGCGTAGCTCTGCGCGACGAGATCGGCGCAGGACTTGCTGACGTCGTAGGGATGCCGCCCCTGGAGGGGCGTCTCCTCGTCGTACGGCAGTCGCTCCTGGTCGCCGTAGGCCTTGTCCGACGACGCCACGACGATCTGCCTGACTGCCGGCGAGCGCCGGCAAGCCTCGAGCAGCCGCCACGTCCCGCCGATGTTCGAGTCGAAGGTCCCGACCGGGTTGCGGTTGGCCACGCCCACGATCGTCTGGGCGGCCAGGTGCAGGACCGTGTCCACCTCGTACTCGCCGAGGATGCGCTCGAGTTCGGCCTGATCGGCCAGGTCGCCGCGCACGACCCGCACGCGCTCGAGATCGCCCGACCGCACGAGTTCCGACTGCGGTACCCAGTCGCGCACCAGGCACACCGGATCGGCCCCGCGGTCCAGCAGGGCCTTGACGGTCCAGGAGCCCACCAGGCCGGTCGCGCCGGTCACGAGGACCGGCCGATCGCGCCAGAAGCGGTCTTCGGTCATCGCAGCGCCACCTCCTGGGGCTCGTCGCTCCAGACCTTCCACGGCGCCTTGCCCGCTTCCCAGAGCGCCTCGAGGAGTTGCTTCTCGCGCAGCGTGTCCATCGGTTGCCAGAAGCCCTCGTGGCGGTAGGCCGCCAGTTGCCCCTCGCGGGCGAGCGCATCGAGGGGTTCGCGCTCGAAGGGCGTCGTGTCGCCCGGGATGTAGTCGAAGACCGCGGGTTCCAGCACGAAGAAGCCGCCGTTGATCCAGCCGCCCGACGCCTGGGGCTTCTCGTTGAAGGCCTCTACCTGCTCCCCGGCGAGTTCTATCTCGCCGAAGCGGGACGGCGGCCGGACGGCCGTCATCGTCGCGAGCTTGCCGTGCGAGCGATGGAACGCCAGGAGCGCCGAGATGTCGACGTTGCCGACGCCGTCGCCGTAGGTCGCCATGAACGTCTCGCCTCCCACATGCGCGCGCATGCGCCTGATGCGCCCGCCGGTCTGCGTCTCCTGGCCGGTGTCCACCAGCGATACCCGCCAGTCGAGGGTCTGGCGCCGGTGAGTCATGACCTCGCCCGTGGCCAGGTCGACCGTGAGGTCGTTGGAATGCCGGTAGTAGTCGAGGAAGAACTCCTTGATGACGTGGCCCTTGTAGCCCAGGGCGACGCAGAACTCGCGGAAACCGTGCGCCGCATAGACCTGCATGATGTGCCACAGGATGGGCATGCCGCCTATTTCGATCATCGGCTTGGGCCGGGAGACGGTCTCTTCGGACAGGCGCGTGCCGAGCCCCCCGGCCAGGATGATGGTCTTCATGCGCGGCTCCTGTCTTGGGTCTTGGCGATGGCGACGCCCGGGGAGGCCACCGCGGGCTGGGCGTCGAAATTGATGCGTTCGCGTTCGATCACGAGCGGGCGGTTGAGCACCTGGGTGTGGATGGCCCCGATGTACTCGCCCAGGATGCCGATGAAGAACAACTGCACCGAGGCGAAGAAGAACATCCCGACCAGCACCGGGGCCTGCCCGACCGGAAACTGGTACCAGAAGATGAGCTTGTAGACCAGGTAGCCGATCGCCGCGAGCAAGCTGAGCATGGCCAGCGCGAAACCGGCCATGGCGGCGATCCGGATGGGCACCTTCGAGTGGTAGGTGATGCCCAGCATCCCGATGTCGTACAGGGTGTAAAGGTTGTTCTTCGTGATGCCGCGCTTGCGCGCCGGCTGCCGGAACGGCACCTTGGCGCTCTCGAAGCCCAGATCCGCCACCAGGCCGCGGAAGTAGGGGTATGGGTCGCGGATCTCGCGCAGGATGTCGACGACGCGCCGGTCGTAGAGGCCGAAGCCCGTGGCGTTCTTTGTTATGCGGACGTCGGAGATCCGCTCGATGAGCTTGTAGTAGGTCGAGCGGATCGCGAAGAACAGGGGCGACTCCTCGCTCTCTTCCTTCACCGCCAGGACCACGCGGTACCCCTCTTCCCACCGGGAAAGGAACTCGGGAATGAGCTCCGGCGGGTCCTGCAGGTCGGACGCCATCATCACGGCGGCGTCGCCGCTGGCCTGCAACAGCGCGTGGTAGGGCGATCGGATGTGGCCGAAGTTGCGGACGTTGAGGATCACCTTCACTCGCGGCTCGGAGGCCGCCAGGTCGCGCAGCACGGCCACCGACCCGTCGGAGGACGCGTTGTCGATGAGGATGTGCTCCCAGTCGTACTCGGGACACTGCGCCATGGCCGACCGGATGCGGGCATGGAGTTCGGCGATGTTCTGCTCTTCGTTGTAGCAGGGCGTGATCACCGAGATGCGCTTCACGGGCGCTCCTGGGCGAACACGAGTTTGCGGTTGAGCAGGAACGCGAGGATGGCCATGGGCGCCAGGAGCACCGCGCCGGCCAGGTAGCTGTTGAGGCCGGCGCCCATCAACAGCTTGACGCTCGCGACGTTGACGACGTAGAGCAGGGCGTACACGCCGATGAAGCGGATAAGCCTGCGGTTGTCGCGGCTGCCGAATACGAGCGTGCCCGTCGTCTTGAAGTTGAACAGCACGCCGAGAATCGTGCCGAGGAGGATGGCCAGCGCCACGTCCAGCCCGATGAAGACGAGCAAGGCGTAGAGCGAGTAGCCGAAAAGCGTGTTGAGGACGCCAACAGCCAGGAACTTCAGAAAACGCGTATCGAACATCTGCGGCAGGGCCCGGCGGGGCGGGCAATTGGGGCGATCTTAACCCGCCCGCCGACCGCTCGTCCACCGGGGCGGCGCGGCGTGCTAAGCTGATCGCTCGCATGCAAAAGGCCGCTCCCGCCAGCCTGGCCGCGCTCCTCGACCGAGACGTCGCGGCCGTGCGCGAATGGGAACGCGAGCGCTTCGCCGACCTCGCGGGCGACGCGGCCGACCGCGTCGTGCTCTTCGGGGCCGGGAACCTCGGGCGGAAGGTCGTCGCCGGCCTTCTCGCGGCCGGCCGGCCGCCGCTCGCCGTCGCCGACAACAACCCGGCCCTGTGGGGTACGACCATCGGCGGCGTGCCGGTCCTCTCCCCCGAAGAGGCGGCCCGGCGCCACGGGGCGGACGCGGTGTTCGTCGTGACCATATGGTCGGCCGGCTCCCGGTCGCGCTTCGCCGATACGGCCACGCAGCTTGCCGACCTGGGCTGCGCCAGGGTGTTGCCCCTGGCTCCGCTCGCCTGGCGCTACCCTCATGAGCTGCTGCCGCACTTCGCCCTGGACCTGCCCCACAAGGTCGTGGCCGAGCGGGAGGCGGTGCTCGCCGCCGCCGACCTCTGGGCCGACGAGCGCTCGCGCCGCGAGTACCTGGCGCAGGTCCGGTGGCGCCTGGAGGGCGACTTCGCGGCCCTGCCCCCGCGATCGCCCGAACTCGAGTATTTCCCGGAGGACCTCATCGCCATGGGTGCCGCGGAACACTTCGTCGATTGCGGGGCCTACGACGGGGACACAGTGAAGCGCTTCCTGTCTCTCTGCAACGGCTTCGAGCGGATCACGGCCTTCGAACCCGACCCCCGGAATTTCGAACGGCTCGGCGCATACGTCGCGGAGTTGCCGCCGGACACCGGCGGGCGCATCGCCTGCATCCAGGCCGCCGTCTCGGATCGCCGCACGCGGCTCGACTTCTTCGCGGACGGTTCGGCCGGCGCGAGCCTCGCCGCCCTCACCGCCCAGGCCCGTCCGACCGTCGCGGTCGAAGCCGTCCTGCTGGACGAGGCCCTTGCGGAGGGCCCGCCGCCCACCTACCTCAAGCTGGACGTGGAGGGCGCCGAGGCCGAGGCCTTGACCGGCGCCGCGGGCCTCATCCGGCGGCACCTGCCGCGGCTGGCGGTCTGCGTCTATCACCGGCAGGCCGACCTCTGGCGCCTGCCGCTGCAGGTTCGGGACCTGTCGGATCGGTATCGTTTCTTCCTGCGCGCCCACTCGGAAGGCGGCTTCGACGTGGTCTGCTACGCGGTCGCCGGCTAGGCGCTCCCATGGCGGCCGCTCGCATCCTGGCCATCATCCCGGCGTACAACGAAGAAGCGACGATCGCCGGCACGCTCGCGCAACTGCGCGTGAGCCTGCCGGATCTCGATCTGCTGGTGATCAACGACGGCTCGCGCGACGGGACCTCCGCGGCGGCGCGGGCCGAAGGGGTCGCGGGGGTCGTGGATCTGCCCGCAAACCTGGGCATCGGCGGCGCGGTGCAGACGGGGTTCAAGTACGCATCCCGCCAGGGCTACGACGTCGCGGTGCAGGTGGACGCCGACGGCCAGCACCTGGGCGGCGAGATTGCCAAGTTGCTGGGGCCGGTCCTGGCCGGCGAGGCCGACGTCGCGATAGGCTCGCGCTTCCTCGCGCCGGGCGGCTACCGCTCGACGGCGTTGCGACGCGTCGGCATCGGCATCTTCCGCCTGGTCAACTCGCTCGTCGTCGGGCAGCGCATCACGGACAACACGTCCGGCTTCCGCGCCTACAACAGGCGGGCCCTCGCCTTTCTCGCGGAGCACTACCCGACCGATTTCCCGGAGCCGGAGGCGGTGGTGCTGCTGGATCGAAACAACTTCCGCCTGGTCGAGGTGCCCGTGGCCATGCGGGGCCGGCAGGGCGGCAGTTCGTCCATCGGCGTGATGCGGGCCGCCTACTACATGGTCAAGGTCCTGCTGGCGGTCGTGGTCAACGCCTTCCGGGCGCCGGTCGAGAGCCGGGGCTAGCCCATGCACACGCTGAAAATCCAGCTGCTGGGGATCGTCGGCAGCCTGGCGCTCCTGTTGCTCATCTTCGAGTTGCTGCGCAAGCGGAAGTTGCGCGAGGAGTACGCCCTCCTCTGGCTCGCGGGCGGCGCGGCCTGTCTGGCGCTCGCGGTGTTCCGCGACGGGATGAAATGGTTCGCCCAGGCCCTGGGCATCTACTACCCGCCCGCCGCCATCCTGCTCGTGCTACTGGCCGGCGCCTACCTGATGCTGCTGCACTTCTCGCTGGTCTTCTCCCAGCAGGCGGAGCGCACCAAGCGCCTGACGCAGGAAGTCGGCCTGCTCAAGCTGGAAGTCGAACGCCTGCGAGTCGCCGGGCCTACCGACCAGGTCCAAGAGGCCGCGGACCGCTGACCCGATGCCCGACAGCCGGCAACCGAACCAGGCCTCCGCCGCGCCGGGCGAGAGGCCCGCGGGCGACGTCACGGTCTCGGTCGTCGTCCTGAACTTCAACGGCCTGGCCTACCTGCCCGAATGCCTCGCGTCGCTGGAAGGCCAGACGTTTCGCGACTTCGAGGTCGTGGTCGCCGACAACGGCTCCACCGACGGCTCGGCCGCCTGGCTACGCGCGCATGCCGCCGCGCACACCCTGTTGCTCCTGGAGCGCAATCTCGGCTTCGCGGCGGGCAACAACGCCGCACTGGACCATGCCCGCGGCCGCCTGATCGTGTTCCTCAACAACGACACCCGCGTGGATCCCGACTGGCTGGCGCACCTGGTGGCGGCGGCCGGAGAGCATCCCGAGGCCGGCATGTTCGGCTCGCAGATCCGGTCGTACGACAAGCCGGAAATCCTCGACACGGTGGGCATCACGGTCTACCGCGACGGCATGTCGCGCGGCCTGGGGCGGTTGCAGCCGGCCGCGCTGTACGACGAGCCGCTCGAGATCTTCGCCCCCAGCGGCTGCGCGGCCATGTACCGGCGGGAAGTGCTCGATGCGGTGGGCCCGTTCGATCCGGCGTTCTTCGCCTACTGCGAGGACATGGACCTGGGCATGAGGGCGCGGCTGGCGGGCTGGACCTGCCGGTACGTGCCGGCAGCCCGCGTGTACCACCACTATTCGGGCACGACCGGCAAGTACTCGCCGCTCAAGGCCTTTCTGGTCGAACGCAACCATCTATGGCTGCTGATCAAGCTGTTTCCGCTGCGCATGATCGCGGCGAGCCCCTGGTACACCCTCAAGCGGTATGCGCTCCAGGCCTACGGCGTCTTCTCGGGCAAGGGCGCGGCCGGCCGGTTCGCGAGCGAGTTTCCGGCCTACAAGCTCGTCGGCATCCTGATTCGCGCCTACTGGGAGACGCTCCTGGCGCTGCCGCGCCTGCTGCGCGAGCGACGCTCCGCACGCGGCCTGGTGCGGGTGCCGCGTCGCGAGATCCTGGGCTGGTTCGACCGCTTCGGCATCACGGCCACCGAACTGGCGATGCGGGACTGATGCTGGCGGCTCTGCGCGTCGCGCTCTCGATCGGCTTGCTGGCCGCCGTGCTCGCAGTCGCCGGCCCTGGCCGTATCCGGGACGCCCTGGTGCGGGCGGACTGGCGCTGGGTGGCGCTCGCGGCCGCCCTGTGGCTCGCGGTGCAATGGCTTAACGTGGCCAAGTGGGCGCTCCTGGCGCGATCGCAGGGCCTGCTGGTCGAGTTCCGGGACCTGCTCGCGGCCTACTTCGTGGGCATGTTCTTCAACACGTTTCTCCCGTCGGGGTTCGGCGGCGACGTGGCGCGGGCGTACCGCCTGGCGCGACTGACGGGCAAGGGTACCGGCGCGGCCGCCGCGATCAACGTGGCCATCGATCGCGGGACGTCGCTCTACGCCTTGATCCTGCTGGCGGCCGCCGCGACGCTCGCGGCCCGGCCGGAGTGGCGCCTGGTACCGCTGTGGGCGGCCCTGGGCCTCGCAGTGGCCGGAGGCCTCGCGCTCGCCTGGTTCCTCCGGGCCGACGGGCGCGCGCTGGCCGGCGCGCTCTTCATCAGCCTGGTCTTCCAGGCCCTGGCGGTGGTCCTGCACTACTGCCTCGTGCGCGCGATGGGCATCGGCGCCGATTTCGCGTACGTCTGCGTGTTCTTCCCGATCCTGGCCCTGGCCGCCAGCTTGCCGATCACGATCAACGGCCTCGCGGTGCGCGAGGGTGGCTTCGCATTCTTCCTCGGGCGCGTCGGGGCGGCGCCGGCCGACGCGGTCGCGGTCGGCCTGCTCAGCCTGGCCCTGCTCCTGGCCTCGGGCGCGGCCGGCGCGGTGCTGGTCATGCGGAATCGCGGCGCCAGGCCGGCGCCGGAGGCGGCATGACCTGCCCGCTGTGCCGATCGGACGGCGCGCGCGAAATCCTGTCCATCCCGGATCCGCTGGCTGCCGCCCGCCGCTTCGACCTGCTGCGGTGCGCCGCGTGCCGCCACGTCTACGTCAGCCCGGTGCCGGCGGACCTCGGCGCCTACTACCCGGGCACCTACTGGAGCGGCGATCGGCCGGCCACGCTGGCCAGCCGGGCCGAAGCCGCCTATCGCGCAGCGCTGCTGGCGCTCGACGTGCGCCGCATCGCCAGCCACGCGCCGCGCGGGGCGCGGGTGCTGGACGTCGGCTGCGGATCCGGCGACCTGGCGGCGAGCCTGGCTCGCGCGGGCTTCGCCGTCACGGGGGTCGAGGTCGCTCCGGACGCCGCGGAGGCGGCGCGGCGCCGGCACGGCCTCGACGTGCGCACGGGCACCCTCGCGGCGGCCGACTTTCCCGCCGGATCCTTCGACGTGGCGGTGGTCTGGCACGTCCTCGAGCATGTGCCGGATCCTGCCGGCCTCCTGGCCGACGTGGCCCGGGTGCTGCGGCCGGGCGGAGTCGCGATCGTGCAGGTTCCCAACTTCGGCAGCATCCAGGCCGGGGTGTTCGGGGCGCGCTGGTTCGCCCTCGACGTGCCGCGCCACCTGCACCACTTCACGCCCGCGACGCTGGCGCGGACCCTGGAAGCGGCCGGTTTCCAGGCAGGAGCCGTCAAGCATGGGTCGCTGCGTCACGACCCGGTGATCCTGGCTAGCAGCTTGTGGCCCGCCCTGGGGCCGCATGCCATGGAGCGCGCCGGCGCGGCGGCGAAGGCGGCCTACCTCGGGCTCACCTGGCTGGCCGCCCCGCTCACGCTGGTCGAAAGGGCTTGCCGGCGCGGGGCGGTCATCACGATCGCGGGGAGCCGTCCCGTTCGCGCGGAGGTGCAATGACGGCGGTCGCCGCGCCGCGGGGGACGTAGACCCCCACCTGGAGGCCCCACCGAATGGCGAGGAGGTCGCGGGCCATGCGCAGCGAATCGGTCAGGAGGTTGATCTTGCTGCCAGGCTGGTGGGCCCAGTCGATCGCCACCTCCCTGACCGCGACGCCGTCCTGGCGGGCGATCGCCAGGAGCTCCACGTCGAATGCGAAGCCGTCCAGCCGGAGTCGCGGAAACAGGGAGTTCGCGACCGGCGCGCGCAGGAGCTTGAAGCCGCATTGGGTGTCCGAGTGGCCCTTGATCACCAGCATGGCCACCAGGCCGTTGAAGATGCCGCCGATGAACTTCCGGTACCACCTGGCCCTGACCTGCTGCGCTTCGCGGCGCGCGGCCCGCGTCCCCATGGCTATCTCCGCGCCCTCGGCGAGGGCGCGCTCCAGCTTGGCGATCTCGCCGAACGGCGTCGACCCGTCGGCGTCGGCATAGAGGACCTGGTCGCCCCGCGCCTGCGCGACCCCGGCCTTCACGGCGAAACCCTTCCCGTGGTTCCGGTCGAACCGGATGAGCCGCACGCGCGCGTCGATGGCCGCGAACTCCTCGATCACGCCGGCCGTGTCGTCGGCCGAACCGTCGTCCACCACCAGGATCTCGAAGTCGCGGCCCGACGGCGCCAGGAATCCCAGCATCTCGGTCAGAGTCCTGGGCAGGCGCGCCGCCTCGTTGAAGGCCGGGACTACGACCGAAAGGCCCGGCACCGGCACCGTTCCCTGAATCCAGACCAGCCAGCGGTCATACGAGGCCCGATCGTACCAGGAACCGCGCCAGGGCGTCCTGCCACGGCGGCAGCGGCGACTCGCCGGCGGCACGCCAATTGGCGTTGTCCAGCGGCGCGAAGGCCGGGCGCGGCGCAGGCCGCCCGGCCTCGGCGGTCGACTGGGGGTGCACCGGCGTGGCCAGACCGGCCCGGCCGACGATCTCGCGGGCGAAGTCGCACCAGGTCGTCACCCCGGCGTTGGTCAGGTGGTACGTGCCGTAGCGCCGGGTCAGGATCAGGCGCCCGAGGGCGCGCGCCAGATCCGCCGCGTAGGTCGGACAGCCGTGCTGGTCGGCGACCACCCGCAATTCGGGCCGCTCCCTGGCGGCGCGCAGGATGGTCGTGACGAAGTTGGGACCGTGCTCGCCGAAGAGCCAGGAGGTGCGCACCACGTAATGGCGCGGGATCCGGCGGGCAGCGAGTTCGCCGGCGAGCTTGGTGCGCCCGTACGCGCCGAGGGGGTTGGGCGTGTCGCCCTCGCGATAGGGCCGGCCGGCGGCGCCGTCGAACACGTAGTCGGTGCTCAGATAGACCAGGTCGATCCCGAGTTCTTCGCAGGCCCGCGCCGCAGCCTGCGCGAAGACGCCGTTGACCACCAGGGCCGCGTCCTCGCATTCCTCGGCCTTGTCCACCTGCGTGTAGGCGGCGGCGTGGATCAGCACTTCGGCCCGGGACGCCGCCACCTGGCCCAGCAGAGTCGGGAAATCGTCCCAGGATCGGAATACGAATTCCTCATACTCGGAGGCGCCCGGCAGCGCCGTGCTCGACCGTTCGATCACGCCGCAACCCGCGACCGAATGGCCGAGATCCGGAAGCTCGCTGGCCAGGGAATGGCCCAGCATGCCGGAGAGGCCGGAGACGTAGACTCTCAAGACGGCCGCTAGCCTACCACGCGCCCGATCCGCAGGCAATCTCCACCAATGTGTTAAAAGGCCTTGATCTCTCCTTTAATTGGAGATAATATGAACTGACTCGGATCTTAAATCGGGCTTAATCTACCGGGATGCGTAAAGAAGGAGTCAACTGGATGGCGAACCGTCTGGCCCTCGGCACCCTCGTCGCCGCTAGCGTCGTGGCCGGGTGTGGTGTCAACCCCGTCGGGCAGGCCCTGCAAAGCGCCATCAAGGACCCCTTCGCCAACCTGATGGACGGCCAGGCCATCTCGGGCGAGGTCATCGTCCAGCTCAAGCCGGGCGCGGCCCTGCCGAAGGTCGCCGGCGCCAAGCAGGTCAGCGAGATAGACCTCGAAGACCTAGGCAAGTTCGTGCTCGTCAAGGCCACCGACAAGGGCGCCACCAACCTCGAGAAGGCCTTCTCGCAGCAGCCGATGGTCGCCGGCGTCACGCCCAACCGGGTGCTCAAGATGCCCATCCCCAAAGCCAAGCCGCCACTGCCCGCGCTGGGCATCCCGACCGACGCCTCGGGCAACGACCCGCTCCGCAGCCAGCAGTGGTACCTGGATCGCGTCGGCGCCGAGCAGGCCTGGAGCGTGACCGACGGCAAGGGCATCGTGGTCGCCGTCGTGGACACCGGCGTGGATTACACGCATCCCGACCTCAAGGACCAGGTCGTCGGCAAGGGCCACTCGTTCGTCAACAACCGGCCTGACGGCCTCGACGAGCAGGGCCACGGCACCCACGTCGCCGGCACCATCGCCGCCCAGTACAACAACAACGAGGGCGTCGTGGGCGTCGCCAAGGGCGCGAAGATCCTGCCGGTGCAGGTGCTGTCGGCGTCGGGCGGCGGCAGCCTCTACTCGATCGCCCAGGGCATCAAGTACGCCGCCGACTACGGCGTGCAAAACAAGGTGCGCGTGGTGGTCAACCTCTCGCTGGGCGGCGCCGCCACGGTGGACCCGGTCTCCTACACCACCGGCTGGTACGCCACCGGCAAGGGCGCCCTCCTGGTCGCCGCCGCCGGCAACAGCAATACCGCCGTCGGCACCCCGGCGCGGTGGGACAAGTACTACATGGCGATCTCGGCGCTCGACGAGAAGGACGAGAAGGCCAACTTCTCGTGCTACGGCCCCGAGATCAGCGTCGGCGCCCCCGGC
This genomic stretch from Candidatus Tanganyikabacteria bacterium harbors:
- a CDS encoding GDP-mannose 4,6-dehydratase, with product MTEDRFWRDRPVLVTGATGLVGSWTVKALLDRGADPVCLVRDWVPQSELVRSGDLERVRVVRGDLADQAELERILGEYEVDTVLHLAAQTIVGVANRNPVGTFDSNIGGTWRLLEACRRSPAVRQIVVASSDKAYGDQERLPYDEETPLQGRHPYDVSKSCADLVAQSYATTFSSPVCITRCGNFYGGGDLNWSRIVPGTIRSALRGERPIIRSDGTFVRDYFYVRDGAESYLHLAQKLAENADLRGEAFNFSNELQITVLDLTRQILDLMGLGAELPPVVLGEARHEIQHQYLSAAKARRMLDWSPSWTLAAGLRETIDWYREFFSAAPRAAVVER
- the rfbF gene encoding glucose-1-phosphate cytidylyltransferase — its product is MKTIILAGGLGTRLSEETVSRPKPMIEIGGMPILWHIMQVYAAHGFREFCVALGYKGHVIKEFFLDYYRHSNDLTVDLATGEVMTHRRQTLDWRVSLVDTGQETQTGGRIRRMRAHVGGETFMATYGDGVGNVDISALLAFHRSHGKLATMTAVRPPSRFGEIELAGEQVEAFNEKPQASGGWINGGFFVLEPAVFDYIPGDTTPFEREPLDALAREGQLAAYRHEGFWQPMDTLREKQLLEALWEAGKAPWKVWSDEPQEVALR
- a CDS encoding glycosyltransferase family 2 protein, with product MKRISVITPCYNEEQNIAELHARIRSAMAQCPEYDWEHILIDNASSDGSVAVLRDLAASEPRVKVILNVRNFGHIRSPYHALLQASGDAAVMMASDLQDPPELIPEFLSRWEEGYRVVLAVKEESEESPLFFAIRSTYYKLIERISDVRITKNATGFGLYDRRVVDILREIRDPYPYFRGLVADLGFESAKVPFRQPARKRGITKNNLYTLYDIGMLGITYHSKVPIRIAAMAGFALAMLSLLAAIGYLVYKLIFWYQFPVGQAPVLVGMFFFASVQLFFIGILGEYIGAIHTQVLNRPLVIERERINFDAQPAVASPGVAIAKTQDRSRA
- a CDS encoding GtrA family protein encodes the protein MFDTRFLKFLAVGVLNTLFGYSLYALLVFIGLDVALAILLGTILGVLFNFKTTGTLVFGSRDNRRLIRFIGVYALLYVVNVASVKLLMGAGLNSYLAGAVLLAPMAILAFLLNRKLVFAQERP
- a CDS encoding FkbM family methyltransferase is translated as MQKAAPASLAALLDRDVAAVREWERERFADLAGDAADRVVLFGAGNLGRKVVAGLLAAGRPPLAVADNNPALWGTTIGGVPVLSPEEAARRHGADAVFVVTIWSAGSRSRFADTATQLADLGCARVLPLAPLAWRYPHELLPHFALDLPHKVVAEREAVLAAADLWADERSRREYLAQVRWRLEGDFAALPPRSPELEYFPEDLIAMGAAEHFVDCGAYDGDTVKRFLSLCNGFERITAFEPDPRNFERLGAYVAELPPDTGGRIACIQAAVSDRRTRLDFFADGSAGASLAALTAQARPTVAVEAVLLDEALAEGPPPTYLKLDVEGAEAEALTGAAGLIRRHLPRLAVCVYHRQADLWRLPLQVRDLSDRYRFFLRAHSEGGFDVVCYAVAG
- a CDS encoding glycosyltransferase family 2 protein; amino-acid sequence: MAAARILAIIPAYNEEATIAGTLAQLRVSLPDLDLLVINDGSRDGTSAAARAEGVAGVVDLPANLGIGGAVQTGFKYASRQGYDVAVQVDADGQHLGGEIAKLLGPVLAGEADVAIGSRFLAPGGYRSTALRRVGIGIFRLVNSLVVGQRITDNTSGFRAYNRRALAFLAEHYPTDFPEPEAVVLLDRNNFRLVEVPVAMRGRQGGSSSIGVMRAAYYMVKVLLAVVVNAFRAPVESRG
- a CDS encoding DUF2304 domain-containing protein, whose translation is MHTLKIQLLGIVGSLALLLLIFELLRKRKLREEYALLWLAGGAACLALAVFRDGMKWFAQALGIYYPPAAILLVLLAGAYLMLLHFSLVFSQQAERTKRLTQEVGLLKLEVERLRVAGPTDQVQEAADR
- a CDS encoding glycosyltransferase family 2 protein, with the translated sequence MPDSRQPNQASAAPGERPAGDVTVSVVVLNFNGLAYLPECLASLEGQTFRDFEVVVADNGSTDGSAAWLRAHAAAHTLLLLERNLGFAAGNNAALDHARGRLIVFLNNDTRVDPDWLAHLVAAAGEHPEAGMFGSQIRSYDKPEILDTVGITVYRDGMSRGLGRLQPAALYDEPLEIFAPSGCAAMYRREVLDAVGPFDPAFFAYCEDMDLGMRARLAGWTCRYVPAARVYHHYSGTTGKYSPLKAFLVERNHLWLLIKLFPLRMIAASPWYTLKRYALQAYGVFSGKGAAGRFASEFPAYKLVGILIRAYWETLLALPRLLRERRSARGLVRVPRREILGWFDRFGITATELAMRD
- a CDS encoding flippase-like domain-containing protein, translated to MLAALRVALSIGLLAAVLAVAGPGRIRDALVRADWRWVALAAALWLAVQWLNVAKWALLARSQGLLVEFRDLLAAYFVGMFFNTFLPSGFGGDVARAYRLARLTGKGTGAAAAINVAIDRGTSLYALILLAAAATLAARPEWRLVPLWAALGLAVAGGLALAWFLRADGRALAGALFISLVFQALAVVLHYCLVRAMGIGADFAYVCVFFPILALAASLPITINGLAVREGGFAFFLGRVGAAPADAVAVGLLSLALLLASGAAGAVLVMRNRGARPAPEAA
- a CDS encoding methyltransferase domain-containing protein; amino-acid sequence: MTCPLCRSDGAREILSIPDPLAAARRFDLLRCAACRHVYVSPVPADLGAYYPGTYWSGDRPATLASRAEAAYRAALLALDVRRIASHAPRGARVLDVGCGSGDLAASLARAGFAVTGVEVAPDAAEAARRRHGLDVRTGTLAAADFPAGSFDVAVVWHVLEHVPDPAGLLADVARVLRPGGVAIVQVPNFGSIQAGVFGARWFALDVPRHLHHFTPATLARTLEAAGFQAGAVKHGSLRHDPVILASSLWPALGPHAMERAGAAAKAAYLGLTWLAAPLTLVERACRRGAVITIAGSRPVRAEVQ
- a CDS encoding glycosyltransferase family 2 protein, whose protein sequence is MPVPGLSVVVPAFNEAARLPRTLTEMLGFLAPSGRDFEILVVDDGSADDTAGVIEEFAAIDARVRLIRFDRNHGKGFAVKAGVAQARGDQVLYADADGSTPFGEIAKLERALAEGAEIAMGTRAARREAQQVRARWYRKFIGGIFNGLVAMLVIKGHSDTQCGFKLLRAPVANSLFPRLRLDGFAFDVELLAIARQDGVAVREVAIDWAHQPGSKINLLTDSLRMARDLLAIRWGLQVGVYVPRGAATAVIAPPRERDGSPRS
- the rfbD gene encoding dTDP-4-dehydrorhamnose reductase codes for the protein MRVYVSGLSGMLGHSLASELPDLGHSVAGCGVIERSSTALPGASEYEEFVFRSWDDFPTLLGQVAASRAEVLIHAAAYTQVDKAEECEDAALVVNGVFAQAAARACEELGIDLVYLSTDYVFDGAAGRPYREGDTPNPLGAYGRTKLAGELAARRIPRHYVVRTSWLFGEHGPNFVTTILRAARERPELRVVADQHGCPTYAADLARALGRLILTRRYGTYHLTNAGVTTWCDFAREIVGRAGLATPVHPQSTAEAGRPAPRPAFAPLDNANWRAAGESPLPPWQDALARFLVRSGLV